The Metabacillus sediminilitoris genome window below encodes:
- a CDS encoding NRAMP family divalent metal transporter: MSSKQDKKQSNTPKLNWSLLMGAAFLMATSAIGPGFLTQTTVFTQTLAASFGFVIVISVILDIFAQTNVWRIIAVSEKRGQDIANMVFPGLGYVLAILIVLGGIAFNIGNIAGAGLGLNVLLGISPKMGAIISAIIALLIFLVKEAGKAMDRFTQIAGFVMIGLMIYVAFSTAPPVGEAVVKSIAPDKIDILAIVTLVGGTVGGYITFAGGHRLLDAGVKGVDALPQVTRSSVIGILITSVMRIALFLAVLGVVSKGLQIDPDNPPASVFQLAAGNIGYKIFGIVMWSAAITSVVGAAYTSVSFIRTFNKGLEKNHKWITIGFIIISTVSFILIGQPVKVLILVGALNGLILPIALGTLLIAAYKKSIVGDYKHPLWLTISGILVVVVMALMGGYTIIKSIPQLF, encoded by the coding sequence ATGTCTTCGAAACAAGACAAGAAACAATCCAATACACCAAAATTAAATTGGTCCTTATTAATGGGTGCTGCATTCTTGATGGCAACCTCAGCAATCGGGCCGGGTTTCCTGACTCAGACAACGGTCTTTACACAAACGTTAGCAGCAAGCTTTGGCTTTGTCATTGTCATTTCCGTTATTCTTGATATTTTTGCCCAAACAAATGTATGGCGAATTATTGCTGTGTCTGAAAAAAGAGGACAAGATATTGCCAATATGGTATTTCCGGGACTCGGTTATGTTCTTGCAATATTAATTGTATTGGGTGGAATTGCTTTTAATATTGGTAACATTGCTGGTGCAGGTCTTGGGTTAAATGTATTGTTAGGAATCTCACCAAAAATGGGAGCCATTATTAGTGCTATTATTGCTCTTCTCATCTTCTTAGTAAAAGAAGCAGGTAAAGCGATGGACCGGTTTACACAAATTGCAGGATTTGTCATGATCGGGTTAATGATCTATGTTGCCTTCTCAACAGCGCCCCCTGTCGGTGAGGCTGTTGTTAAATCGATTGCACCGGACAAAATTGATATATTAGCCATTGTCACATTAGTTGGAGGTACAGTTGGCGGATACATAACTTTCGCAGGGGGACATCGATTATTAGACGCGGGAGTTAAGGGTGTAGATGCATTACCACAAGTGACAAGAAGTTCAGTTATTGGAATTTTAATTACATCAGTCATGCGTATCGCCCTATTTTTAGCTGTACTTGGTGTCGTTTCAAAAGGACTGCAAATTGATCCCGATAATCCACCTGCTTCTGTGTTTCAGCTTGCTGCCGGTAACATCGGTTATAAAATATTCGGTATTGTCATGTGGTCTGCCGCCATCACATCAGTAGTTGGCGCAGCTTATACATCCGTTTCATTTATCAGAACATTTAATAAAGGTTTAGAAAAAAACCATAAATGGATTACGATCGGTTTTATTATCATTTCGACCGTCTCATTTATTTTAATCGGACAGCCTGTTAAAGTGCTCATTCTTGTTGGGGCATTAAATGGTCTTATTCTTCCGATTGCTCTTGGTACACTTCTCATTGCCGCATATAAAAAGAGCATCGTTGGTGATTATAAACACCCATTATGGCTGACAATTTCAGGAATACTTGTTGTCGTTGTTATGGCATTAATGGGCGGATATACCATTATTAAGTCGATTCCACAGCTATTTTAA
- a CDS encoding LamB/YcsF family protein, with product MSQIDLNCDLGESFGVYKIGMDDEILSFVTSANIACGFHAGDPSVMRKTVRLALTKGVKIGAHPGLPDLMGFGRRNISISPQEAYDIVVYQIGALSGFMKAEGERMQHVKPHGALYNMAAKNRELSVAIAEAVYKVDPQLILFGLAGSELIRAGEKIGLQTAHEVFADRTYQQDGSLTPRNQADALIYNNDQAVSQVVRMVKEGKVLTQQGVDVSVKAHTVCIHGDGPEALTFARQIRETLEASKINVKAISE from the coding sequence TTGTCTCAGATTGATTTAAATTGTGATTTAGGAGAAAGTTTTGGAGTTTATAAGATCGGGATGGATGATGAGATTCTTAGTTTCGTTACATCAGCAAACATCGCCTGCGGATTTCATGCAGGGGATCCATCCGTGATGCGTAAAACCGTCCGACTCGCTCTTACTAAAGGAGTTAAAATTGGGGCTCATCCTGGACTCCCTGACTTAATGGGCTTTGGCCGGCGCAACATCAGCATTTCACCTCAAGAGGCCTACGACATCGTCGTTTACCAAATCGGTGCTCTTAGTGGTTTTATGAAAGCAGAGGGTGAAAGAATGCAGCATGTGAAACCGCATGGTGCACTGTATAATATGGCTGCAAAGAACAGAGAACTATCAGTAGCGATTGCGGAAGCTGTTTATAAGGTTGACCCGCAGCTCATTCTTTTTGGCCTTGCAGGCAGTGAGTTAATACGTGCTGGAGAAAAAATTGGTCTGCAAACAGCGCATGAAGTATTTGCTGATCGAACCTATCAGCAGGATGGCTCTTTAACACCAAGAAATCAGGCTGACGCACTTATCTATAATAATGATCAGGCAGTCTCGCAGGTTGTCCGTATGGTGAAAGAAGGAAAAGTTCTCACCCAGCAAGGTGTTGATGTTTCAGTTAAGGCACATACTGTTTGCATTCATGGGGATGGCCCAGAAGCGCTTACTTTCGCTCGCCAAATTCGTGAAACTCTCGAAGCCTCTAAAATTAATGTAAAAGCAATTAGTGAATAA
- the pxpB gene encoding 5-oxoprolinase subunit PxpB — protein MLQTIFDGKTNIEMKPIGDSSICVQFGTEINPEIHRKVKGLVDHLDKKSFQGFIECVPAFTSVTVFYHPLLVHHSYKKDVNPVEKNISPYKIVCAILKEILMNLEEMKEAKQRIVEIPVCYGGEFGPDLEAVAEYHHLSTSEVVDIHSKGEYLVYMIGFAPGFPYLGGMSEEIATPRRHSPRLSIPEGTVGIAGMQTGVYPISTPGGWQLIGRTPLELFCPNENPPTLLQSGDIVKFVPISLEEYQAYKEKTI, from the coding sequence ATGCTTCAAACCATTTTCGATGGAAAAACAAATATTGAAATGAAACCAATAGGAGATTCATCAATCTGTGTCCAATTTGGTACGGAAATTAATCCTGAGATACACCGTAAAGTGAAAGGGTTAGTCGATCATCTTGATAAAAAATCCTTTCAGGGTTTTATTGAATGTGTTCCAGCTTTTACAAGCGTGACCGTTTTTTATCATCCATTGCTGGTTCATCATTCCTACAAAAAAGATGTGAATCCCGTAGAGAAGAATATTTCACCTTATAAAATTGTTTGCGCGATTCTTAAAGAGATCCTAATGAATCTTGAAGAGATGAAAGAAGCTAAGCAGCGTATTGTTGAAATTCCTGTTTGTTATGGAGGAGAGTTTGGTCCGGATTTAGAAGCCGTTGCAGAGTATCATCATCTATCAACAAGTGAAGTTGTAGATATTCATTCAAAAGGAGAATATCTCGTCTATATGATTGGATTTGCCCCTGGATTCCCTTATTTGGGTGGGATGTCAGAAGAAATTGCGACACCTCGTCGCCATTCTCCTCGTTTATCGATACCTGAAGGAACAGTCGGAATTGCTGGGATGCAAACAGGTGTCTATCCGATATCAACACCTGGTGGCTGGCAATTAATTGGCCGTACACCACTTGAACTTTTTTGTCCAAATGAAAATCCCCCTACACTTCTCCAATCAGGTGACATTGTAAAGTTCGTGCCTATTTCTCTTGAAGAATATCAAGCATACAAGGAGAAAACGATATGA